Proteins from one Acropora muricata isolate sample 2 chromosome 9, ASM3666990v1, whole genome shotgun sequence genomic window:
- the LOC136928456 gene encoding beta-1,3-galactosyltransferase 5-like, which translates to MRGPCRLKHYFITAVIVSMIGGYFILNGWTAPNLYCETWKAMSEHHKTTLITKSTCRQEYFLLVLVSSAPQNFERRNSIRNTWGSDISSSTGPRWRTFFLLGQTRNQEVSSLIEEEDETSGDVIRGDYFEHYWNQSLKIEMGFEWAVRYCNFSFLLKADDDVFVQTPDLVTFLNQPSTPKKRLYLGKVEYSPPVRRYGKHNISFGEFSGSHYPDYCTGAGFVLSYDVVNCLVGLFDVVNPFRVDDAYVGMLAFKANITPVFHKRFVIPYSNYDDCYFVPKTLVQHRVTGECLSKLHRMHAKVFSTTQLGSFY; encoded by the coding sequence ATGCGTGGACCATGCCGTttaaaacattattttattacTGCAGTTATTGTCTCAATGATTGGAGGTTATTTCATCTTGAATGGATGGACTGCACCAAACCTTTACTGCGAAACTTGGAAAGCAATGTCAGAACAtcacaaaacaactttaatCACCAAATCAACTTGTCGTCAAGAATACTTTCTTCTTGTCCTTGTATCATCTGCTCCACAAAACTTTGAAAGGAGAAACTCGATCCGAAATACTTGGGGAAGTGATATCAGCTCTTCTACAGGCCCTAGATGGAGGACATTCTTTCTACTCGGTCAAACAAGGAATCAGGAAGTGTCTAGTCTAATTGAAGAAGAGGATGAAACCTCTGGTGATGTAATTCGTGGTGACTATTTTGAACATTACTGGAATCAGAGTTTGAAGATAGAGATGGGTTTTGAGTGGGCAGTTAGATATTGCAACTTTTCTTTCCTCTTAAAAGCAGATGATGACGTGTTTGTTCAAACCCCAGACTTGGTCACGTTCTTAAACCAACCGTCAACACCGAAAAAAAGACTTTATCTGGGTAAAGTGGAATACAGCCCACCTGTGCGACGCTATGGAAAACATAACATCAGTTTTGGAGAATTTTCAGGTTCCCACTATCCGGACTATTGCACTGGAGCCGGCTTTGTTCTCTCCTATGATGTGGTTAATTGCCTTGTAGGTTTATTTGATGTTGTAAATCCTTTTAGAGTCGATGATGCTTATGTTGGAATGCTTGCTTTTAAAGCCAACATCACCCCAGTTTTTCACAAGCGGTTCGTTATTCCTTACTCTAATTATGATGACTGTTATTTTGTGCCAAAGACTCTTGTCCAGCATCGTGTGACAGGGGAATGTTTAAGTAAATTGCACAGGATGCATGCAAAAGTGTTTTCCACCACTCAACTGGGATCATTCTACTGA